In Herbaspirillum seropedicae, a single window of DNA contains:
- a CDS encoding OmpA/MotB family protein: protein MKDTQGEWVVVANLMAAVAAVLTVLLVVARAGGPAAAQAGAVQARPQAAAAAPVPSQPPPLAPAAVAPAAARAPAPAASAPQESTQGPGLTVVLRQVQTVFAQQGAASLVAVDTEAGKITLKEGAFRRGSACVESEAKAAFAQVEERIAEYLQQNPAGRIYVEGHTDDKPVKAPVTDVRAFCTVYDDNITLSAARARQARLLLVGRSSPEAARRVIVAGYGDSQPLPGLAASDERNRRVEVRFVSGAQKP, encoded by the coding sequence ATGAAGGACACGCAGGGCGAATGGGTAGTCGTGGCCAACCTGATGGCCGCTGTAGCGGCCGTGCTGACGGTGTTGCTGGTGGTCGCCCGGGCAGGTGGTCCGGCTGCTGCGCAAGCGGGCGCAGTCCAGGCGCGGCCCCAGGCTGCCGCAGCTGCCCCGGTACCGTCGCAGCCGCCGCCGCTGGCACCGGCTGCGGTCGCGCCCGCAGCTGCGCGCGCGCCGGCCCCGGCTGCATCAGCGCCGCAGGAGAGCACACAGGGGCCGGGCCTGACAGTGGTGTTGCGCCAGGTGCAGACGGTGTTTGCGCAACAGGGGGCTGCCAGTCTGGTGGCGGTGGATACCGAGGCCGGCAAGATCACGTTGAAGGAAGGCGCGTTCCGGCGCGGCAGCGCCTGTGTCGAATCCGAGGCCAAGGCCGCCTTTGCCCAGGTCGAGGAGCGCATTGCCGAGTATCTGCAACAGAACCCGGCTGGTCGCATCTACGTCGAAGGTCACACTGACGACAAGCCCGTCAAGGCTCCGGTCACGGACGTACGCGCCTTCTGCACGGTCTACGACGACAACATCACCTTATCCGCTGCCCGCGCCCGTCAGGCGCGTCTGCTGCTGGTGGGGCGCAGCAGCCCGGAGGCGGCGCGCCGCGTGATCGTGGCCGGCTATGGCGATTCGCAGCCCTTGCCGGGGCTGGCGGCCAGTGACGAGCGCAACCGGCGGGTGGAGGTGAGGTTTGTCAGTGGTGCGCAGAAACCCTAG
- the mqo gene encoding malate dehydrogenase (quinone), with the protein MLKKTFLALLGFVVALATAPASQAADVKKVDVLLVGGGIMSTTLAVWLNELEPGWSMEMIERLDGVAEESSNGWNNAGTGHSALAELNYTPEDKDGKIQIAKAIEINEAFQISRQFWSWQVKSGVLKNPRSFINTTPHMSFIWGDDNVTYLKKRYQALQASPLFAGMQYSEDHEQIKKWVPLMMEGRDPQQKLAATWTPLGTDVNFGEITRQFAAYLQARPNFALKLSSEVRDITRNADGTWRIGYKNLKDGSTTETDAKFVFIGAGGGALKLLQKSGIPEARDYAAFPVGGSFLITDNPAIAERHLAKAYGKASVGAPPMSVPHLDTRVLDGKRVILFGPFATFSTKFLKQGSLWDLFSATTTHNVWPMARVGIDEYPLVEYLAGQLMLSDDERFAALKEYFPNAKKEDWRLWQAGQRVQIIKRDDVKGGVLKLGTEIVASADGSMAGLLGASPGASTAAPIMLSVLQKVFKDKLATPEWQQKVRQIVPSYGTKLNDHPDQVAKEWAYTSEVLQLAPPPVIAPKATGKDAAKGSMEKPKANASADMAL; encoded by the coding sequence ATGTTGAAAAAAACCTTCCTGGCCTTGCTGGGATTCGTAGTTGCGCTGGCCACCGCGCCAGCCTCGCAGGCGGCCGACGTCAAGAAGGTCGACGTGCTGCTGGTCGGCGGCGGCATCATGAGCACCACCCTGGCCGTCTGGCTCAATGAGCTGGAACCGGGCTGGTCGATGGAAATGATCGAACGCCTCGATGGCGTGGCCGAAGAAAGCTCCAATGGCTGGAACAACGCCGGCACCGGCCACTCCGCCCTGGCCGAGTTGAACTACACCCCCGAAGACAAGGATGGCAAGATCCAGATCGCCAAGGCCATCGAGATCAACGAAGCCTTCCAGATCTCGCGCCAGTTCTGGTCGTGGCAGGTCAAGAGCGGCGTGCTGAAGAACCCGCGTTCCTTCATCAACACCACCCCGCACATGAGCTTCATCTGGGGCGATGACAACGTCACCTACCTGAAGAAGCGCTACCAAGCCCTGCAGGCCAGCCCGCTGTTCGCCGGCATGCAGTATTCGGAAGACCACGAGCAGATCAAGAAGTGGGTGCCGCTGATGATGGAAGGCCGCGACCCACAGCAGAAGCTGGCCGCCACCTGGACCCCGCTGGGCACCGACGTCAACTTCGGCGAGATCACCCGCCAGTTCGCCGCCTACCTGCAAGCTCGTCCCAACTTCGCGCTCAAGCTCTCCAGCGAAGTGCGCGACATCACCCGCAACGCTGACGGCACCTGGCGCATCGGCTACAAGAACCTCAAGGATGGCAGCACCACCGAGACCGACGCCAAGTTCGTCTTCATCGGCGCGGGCGGCGGCGCCCTCAAGCTGCTGCAGAAGTCCGGCATCCCCGAGGCGCGCGACTACGCGGCCTTCCCGGTCGGCGGTTCCTTCCTGATCACCGACAACCCCGCCATCGCCGAGCGCCACCTGGCCAAGGCCTATGGCAAGGCCTCCGTGGGCGCGCCGCCGATGTCGGTGCCGCACCTCGACACCCGCGTGCTGGACGGCAAGCGCGTGATCCTGTTCGGCCCCTTCGCGACCTTCTCGACCAAGTTCCTCAAGCAAGGCTCGCTGTGGGACCTGTTCTCGGCCACCACCACCCATAACGTCTGGCCGATGGCCCGCGTCGGTATCGATGAATACCCGCTGGTGGAATACCTTGCCGGCCAGCTGATGCTGTCCGACGACGAGCGCTTCGCGGCCCTGAAGGAATACTTCCCCAATGCCAAGAAGGAAGACTGGCGCCTGTGGCAAGCCGGCCAGCGCGTGCAGATCATCAAGCGTGACGACGTCAAGGGTGGCGTGCTGAAGCTGGGCACCGAGATCGTTGCCTCCGCCGATGGCAGCATGGCTGGCCTGCTGGGTGCCTCGCCGGGCGCGTCGACGGCTGCGCCCATCATGCTGTCGGTGCTGCAGAAGGTCTTCAAGGACAAGCTGGCCACACCCGAATGGCAGCAGAAGGTGCGCCAGATCGTTCCCAGCTATGGCACCAAGCTCAATGACCATCCTGACCAGGTCGCCAAGGAATGGGCCTATACCAGCGAAGTGCTGCAACTGGCCCCGCCGCCGGTGATCGCACCCAAGGCGACCGGCAAGGACGCCGCCAAGGGCAGCATGGAAAAGCCCAAGGCCAACGCATCAGCCGATATGGCGCTGTAA
- the cheD gene encoding chemoreceptor glutamine deamidase CheD, with translation MQTVVNKPENFASYVYHDRAFDCATAKILPGEYFYTGEDMMIVTVLGSCVSACLRDRVSGVGGMNHFMLPDGGGEADSPVSASMRYGTYAMEVLINDVLKAGARRENLECKVFGGGAVLRGMNAMNVGERNAAFVRSFLSAEKIRVVAEDLNDIWPRKVHFFPRTGKVLVKKIKEAGADLTSREREYASRLQAKPVGGEIDLF, from the coding sequence ATGCAGACCGTTGTCAACAAGCCGGAAAACTTCGCATCCTACGTCTATCACGACCGGGCCTTCGACTGCGCGACCGCCAAGATCCTGCCAGGCGAGTATTTCTATACCGGCGAGGACATGATGATCGTCACCGTGCTGGGCTCCTGTGTCTCGGCCTGCCTGCGCGACCGCGTCAGCGGCGTAGGCGGGATGAACCACTTCATGCTGCCCGACGGCGGCGGCGAGGCCGACAGTCCGGTATCGGCATCGATGCGCTATGGCACCTATGCGATGGAAGTGCTGATCAACGACGTCCTGAAGGCCGGCGCACGACGCGAGAACCTGGAATGCAAGGTCTTTGGCGGCGGCGCGGTGCTGCGCGGCATGAATGCAATGAACGTGGGCGAGCGCAACGCCGCCTTCGTGAGGAGTTTCCTCTCGGCAGAGAAGATCCGTGTGGTGGCCGAAGACCTCAATGACATCTGGCCGCGCAAGGTGCACTTCTTCCCGCGCACCGGCAAGGTGCTGGTCAAGAAGATCAAGGAGGCCGGCGCCGACCTGACCAGCCGTGAGCGTGAATATGCTTCCAGGCTGCAGGCCAAGCCGGTGGGTGGGGAGATTGATCTGTTCTGA
- a CDS encoding addiction module antidote protein codes for MTARKFSTKDLQVSAFDPVTYLDSDEAIAAYLEIALAENDPVFLMAALNDVIRARGVADIASKAGLGRESLYKTLKPGAHPRLSTVLQLLGALDIRLSITPAKSARTAKKTASKKSAATKRARMTSTPGRPVQAKMAPKPPVTTKRTTKTAATRSRLPG; via the coding sequence ATGACAGCCCGAAAATTCAGCACCAAGGATCTGCAGGTTTCGGCATTTGATCCTGTGACGTATCTGGACAGTGACGAAGCGATAGCCGCCTATCTGGAAATAGCCCTTGCCGAAAACGATCCGGTCTTTCTGATGGCCGCCCTCAATGATGTCATCCGCGCACGCGGCGTCGCCGACATCGCCAGCAAGGCAGGATTGGGCCGCGAGAGTCTGTACAAGACCTTGAAGCCGGGCGCACACCCCCGGTTGAGCACCGTCTTGCAACTGCTGGGAGCGCTTGATATCCGGCTGAGCATCACTCCTGCAAAGTCTGCACGTACGGCAAAAAAAACTGCATCGAAAAAGTCTGCCGCCACGAAGAGGGCAAGGATGACTTCCACGCCCGGCCGTCCCGTCCAGGCCAAGATGGCGCCGAAACCGCCTGTAACGACCAAACGGACGACCAAGACCGCAGCGACGCGCAGTCGGCTCCCGGGCTGA
- the otnI gene encoding 2-oxo-tetronate isomerase yields the protein MLRFAANLSMMYVEHDFLDRFAAAAKDGFSGVEFLFPYDYAPEEIKSRLEANGLTQALFNAPPGDWAAGERGIASLPGRQDEFKRSIETALKYAAVIGNQTLHVMAGLIKPGQDRAQHRAVYLDNLSYAAHQAESAGLTVVIEPINTRNIPGFFLNRQDDAQAICAEVGAPNLKVQFDCYHCQIVEGDVAVKLKRDMPGIGHIQIAGVPERHEPDVGELNYPYLLKLIDTLGYQGWIGCEYNPAGATSAGLGWLRALAEQGLTTLKK from the coding sequence ATGCTGCGTTTTGCCGCTAACCTGAGCATGATGTATGTGGAACACGATTTCCTGGACCGCTTCGCCGCCGCCGCCAAGGATGGCTTCTCCGGCGTCGAGTTCCTGTTCCCCTATGACTACGCGCCTGAAGAGATCAAGTCGCGCCTGGAGGCCAACGGCCTGACCCAGGCGCTGTTCAACGCGCCCCCGGGCGACTGGGCCGCCGGTGAGCGCGGTATCGCATCGCTGCCGGGTCGCCAGGACGAATTCAAGCGCAGCATCGAGACCGCGCTGAAGTACGCCGCAGTGATCGGCAACCAGACCCTGCACGTGATGGCCGGCCTGATCAAGCCGGGCCAGGATCGCGCCCAGCATCGCGCGGTCTATCTGGACAACCTGTCCTATGCCGCCCACCAGGCCGAGTCCGCTGGCCTGACCGTGGTGATCGAGCCGATCAACACGCGCAACATTCCCGGCTTCTTCCTCAATCGCCAGGATGATGCGCAAGCCATCTGCGCCGAAGTGGGTGCGCCCAACCTGAAGGTGCAATTCGATTGCTACCACTGCCAGATCGTCGAAGGCGACGTGGCCGTGAAGCTCAAGCGCGACATGCCCGGCATCGGTCACATCCAGATCGCCGGTGTGCCCGAGCGCCATGAGCCGGACGTGGGTGAGCTGAACTATCCGTATCTGTTGAAGCTGATCGATACCCTGGGTTACCAGGGATGGATTGGTTGCGAGTACAACCCGGCCGGCGCCACCTCGGCTGGGCTGGGGTGGTTGAGGGCGCTGGCGGAGCAGGGTTTGACGACGCTGAAGAAGTGA
- a CDS encoding MFS transporter, with protein MTTASTTGVGLDVNDKSKDGLYKKVFWRIMPFLMLCYVIAYLDRVNVGFAKLQMSQDLGFSETVFGLGAGLFFIGYFLFEVPSNILMHKVGARIWIARIMITWGILSAAFMFVQNATQFYILRFLLGLAEAGFYPGIILYLTYWFPSHRRAKVIAVFMSGIPVAGILGNPLSGWIMDAFHQNGGLEGWQWMFLIEAIPAVLIGVATVLYLDNDVKSAKWLNDEEKASLQADIDGDAKGKESKHGFGAIVKDARVWLMCLIYFSFVMGQYGLTLWMPTLVKATGVKGNLEIGLLSAIPFGCAIIAMNLIGRSADRMRERRWHLVIPALMGGVGFVGAALFADNTAVSIASLSLAAAGVLTCAPLFWSLPTAFLSGAAAAVGIAAINSVGNLAGFVSPYLIGYLKDLTHNNATGMYMLAVMLVVGSIATLATKPGMVNK; from the coding sequence ATGACCACCGCAAGCACTACCGGCGTCGGCCTCGACGTCAACGACAAATCCAAGGACGGGCTGTACAAGAAAGTCTTCTGGCGCATCATGCCCTTCCTGATGCTGTGCTACGTGATCGCTTACCTGGATCGCGTCAACGTCGGCTTCGCCAAGCTGCAGATGTCGCAGGACCTGGGCTTTTCCGAGACCGTCTTCGGTCTGGGTGCGGGCCTGTTCTTCATCGGCTACTTCCTCTTCGAAGTGCCCAGCAACATCCTGATGCACAAGGTCGGCGCGCGCATCTGGATCGCCCGCATCATGATCACCTGGGGCATCCTCTCGGCGGCCTTCATGTTCGTCCAGAACGCCACCCAGTTCTACATCCTGCGTTTCCTGCTGGGCCTGGCCGAGGCCGGTTTCTATCCCGGCATCATCCTCTACCTGACCTACTGGTTCCCCTCGCACCGCCGCGCCAAGGTGATCGCGGTCTTCATGTCCGGTATTCCGGTCGCCGGCATCCTGGGCAACCCGCTGTCGGGCTGGATCATGGACGCCTTCCACCAGAACGGCGGTCTGGAAGGCTGGCAATGGATGTTCCTGATCGAAGCCATTCCGGCCGTGCTGATCGGCGTGGCGACGGTCCTGTACCTGGACAACGACGTCAAGAGCGCCAAGTGGCTCAATGACGAAGAAAAGGCCAGCCTGCAAGCCGACATCGACGGCGACGCCAAGGGCAAGGAAAGCAAGCACGGCTTTGGCGCCATCGTGAAGGATGCGCGTGTCTGGCTGATGTGCCTGATCTACTTCTCCTTCGTCATGGGGCAGTACGGTCTGACGCTGTGGATGCCGACCCTGGTCAAGGCCACCGGCGTGAAGGGCAATCTGGAAATCGGTCTGCTGTCGGCCATCCCGTTCGGCTGCGCCATCATCGCCATGAACCTGATCGGCCGCAGCGCCGACCGCATGCGTGAGCGCCGCTGGCACCTGGTGATCCCGGCCCTGATGGGCGGCGTGGGCTTCGTCGGTGCGGCGCTGTTTGCCGACAATACCGCAGTCTCGATCGCCTCGCTGTCGCTGGCTGCCGCTGGCGTGCTGACCTGCGCACCACTGTTCTGGTCGCTGCCCACCGCCTTCCTCTCGGGTGCGGCTGCTGCCGTCGGTATTGCCGCCATCAACTCGGTGGGCAACCTGGCCGGCTTCGTCAGTCCCTACCTGATTGGCTACCTCAAGGACCTGACCCACAATAACGCCACCGGCATGTACATGCTGGCGGTGATGCTGGTGGTGGGTTCCATTGCCACGCTGGCGACCAAGCCTGGCATGGTCAACAAGTAA
- a CDS encoding aldolase, with translation MSRNTNESALREEICRIGASLYQRGYTVGSAGNISARLEDGWLITPTDACLGFLDPAAIAKVNAAGEWVSGDKPSKTLVLHRAIYDNNPEMHAVVHTHSTHLVSLTINGVYSEQDVLPPITPYYVMKVGHIPLIRYARPGAPEVAEQVAKIATQVRGVLLERLGPVVWESSVSKAAFALEELEETAKLWHLAGGRATPLEEPALEDLRATFKARW, from the coding sequence ATGAGCCGCAACACCAACGAAAGCGCATTGCGCGAAGAGATCTGCCGCATCGGCGCCTCGCTCTACCAGCGCGGCTACACGGTCGGATCGGCGGGCAACATCAGCGCCCGCCTGGAGGATGGCTGGCTGATCACGCCGACGGACGCCTGCCTCGGTTTCCTCGATCCGGCCGCCATCGCCAAGGTCAATGCGGCAGGTGAATGGGTCTCGGGCGACAAGCCCTCCAAGACCCTGGTCCTGCATCGCGCCATCTACGACAACAATCCCGAGATGCATGCGGTGGTGCATACGCACTCTACGCATCTGGTGTCGTTGACCATCAATGGCGTCTACAGCGAGCAGGACGTGTTACCGCCAATTACGCCCTATTACGTGATGAAGGTCGGCCACATCCCGCTGATCCGCTATGCCCGCCCGGGCGCACCGGAAGTGGCCGAGCAGGTAGCCAAGATCGCCACCCAGGTGCGCGGCGTGCTGCTGGAGCGGCTCGGCCCGGTGGTGTGGGAAAGCTCGGTCTCCAAGGCCGCCTTTGCATTGGAAGAGCTGGAAGAAACCGCCAAGCTCTGGCACCTCGCCGGTGGTCGCGCCACGCCGCTGGAAGAGCCCGCGCTGGAGGACTTGCGCGCCACCTTCAAGGCGCGCTGGTAG
- the otnK gene encoding 3-oxo-tetronate kinase: MSTSRPLLGCIADDFTGATDLANMLVRGGMRTVQTIGVPAEMPAVAADALVIALKSRTVPAAEAIAQSLAALRWLQQQGCTQFFFKYCSTFDSTDAGNIGPVTDALMKELGVDFTIACPAFPENGRTIYRGYLFVADALLNESGMENHPLTPMTDANLVRVLQRQTESKVGLVRYDTVARGAAATQERFTALRSEGVKMAIADAVSDKDLFTLGEACAELKLITGGSGVALGLPENFRRAGLLTAVGEAAQLPKVDGLSVVLAGSASKATNAQVAEWKAKRPAFRIDPLALARGEDVVAQALAFADERIKNEPVLIYATATPDEVKAVQKELGVAKAGHLVEQALASIAAGLRQRGVRQFVVAGGETSGAVVQALEVRALRIGPQIDPGVPATATLDDQPVALALKSGNFGSVDFFEKALRYLDGKTA; this comes from the coding sequence ATGTCCACATCCCGTCCCTTGCTCGGCTGTATCGCCGACGACTTCACCGGCGCCACCGACCTGGCCAATATGCTGGTGCGCGGCGGCATGCGCACCGTGCAGACCATCGGCGTGCCCGCCGAGATGCCTGCCGTGGCTGCCGACGCCTTGGTGATTGCGTTGAAGTCGCGCACCGTCCCGGCTGCCGAGGCCATCGCGCAATCGCTGGCCGCGCTGCGCTGGTTGCAACAGCAGGGCTGCACGCAGTTCTTCTTCAAGTACTGCTCCACCTTCGACTCCACCGACGCCGGCAACATCGGTCCGGTCACCGATGCGCTGATGAAGGAACTGGGCGTGGACTTCACCATTGCCTGCCCGGCCTTCCCGGAAAATGGCCGCACGATCTATCGCGGCTACCTGTTCGTGGCCGATGCGCTGTTGAACGAATCGGGCATGGAAAACCATCCGCTCACGCCCATGACCGACGCCAACCTGGTGCGTGTGCTGCAACGCCAGACCGAGTCCAAGGTCGGCCTGGTGCGCTATGACACCGTGGCGCGCGGCGCTGCCGCCACGCAAGAGCGCTTCACTGCGCTGCGTAGCGAAGGGGTGAAGATGGCCATCGCCGACGCCGTCTCCGACAAGGACCTGTTCACCCTGGGCGAAGCCTGCGCCGAGTTGAAACTCATCACCGGCGGTTCCGGCGTGGCCCTGGGTCTGCCGGAGAACTTCCGCCGCGCCGGCCTGCTCACGGCCGTGGGTGAAGCCGCGCAACTGCCTAAGGTCGATGGCCTCTCGGTGGTGCTGGCCGGTTCGGCCTCCAAGGCCACCAATGCCCAGGTGGCCGAGTGGAAGGCCAAGCGTCCTGCCTTCCGCATCGACCCGCTGGCGCTGGCCCGTGGCGAAGACGTGGTGGCGCAGGCACTGGCCTTTGCCGATGAACGCATCAAGAACGAACCGGTGCTGATCTACGCCACCGCCACCCCCGATGAAGTCAAGGCGGTGCAAAAGGAACTGGGCGTGGCCAAGGCCGGCCATCTGGTCGAACAGGCCCTGGCGTCGATTGCCGCCGGTCTCAGGCAACGCGGTGTACGCCAGTTCGTGGTGGCTGGTGGCGAGACCTCCGGCGCGGTGGTGCAGGCCCTGGAGGTGCGCGCCCTGCGCATCGGCCCGCAGATCGATCCGGGCGTGCCGGCAACCGCCACCCTGGATGACCAGCCGGTGGCCCTGGCGCTGAAGTCGGGCAACTTCGGCAGCGTGGACTTCTTCGAGAAGGCGCTGCGCTATCTTGACGGGAAGACCGCATGA
- the ltnD gene encoding L-threonate dehydrogenase codes for MSRNVGVIGLGAMGYGVASSLLRAGFNVHACDVRKEVLDKFAAAGGVACANPAELAGKVDVVITLVVNAAQTETVLFGDNGAVSAMKPGSVVISSATVAPDFAIELGKRLVEKGLLLLDAPVSGGAARAASGEMTMMTSGPAEVYAKIEDVLAGMAGKVYRLGDTHGIGSKVKIINQLLAGVHIAASAEAMALGLREGVNPDALYEVITHSAGNSWMFENRVPHILSGDYTPLSAVDIFVKDLGLVLDTARRSKFPLPLSAAAHQMFMMASTAGHGGEDDSAVIKIFPGIDLPPAKAK; via the coding sequence ATGTCCAGGAATGTAGGTGTGATCGGTTTGGGTGCCATGGGTTATGGCGTGGCCAGCTCGCTGTTGCGTGCCGGCTTCAACGTGCATGCCTGCGACGTGCGCAAGGAAGTCCTGGACAAGTTCGCCGCCGCCGGTGGCGTGGCCTGCGCCAATCCGGCCGAACTGGCTGGCAAGGTCGATGTGGTGATCACCCTGGTGGTCAACGCCGCCCAGACCGAGACGGTGCTCTTCGGTGACAACGGTGCGGTGTCTGCGATGAAGCCGGGCAGCGTCGTCATCTCCAGCGCCACCGTGGCGCCGGACTTCGCCATCGAACTGGGCAAGCGCCTGGTCGAGAAGGGTCTGCTGCTGCTGGATGCCCCGGTCTCCGGTGGCGCCGCCCGCGCCGCTTCCGGCGAGATGACCATGATGACTTCCGGCCCCGCCGAGGTCTACGCCAAGATCGAAGACGTGCTGGCCGGCATGGCCGGCAAGGTCTACCGCCTGGGCGATACGCACGGCATCGGCTCCAAGGTCAAGATCATCAACCAGCTGCTGGCCGGTGTGCACATCGCCGCTTCCGCCGAAGCCATGGCCCTGGGCCTGCGCGAAGGCGTCAATCCGGATGCGCTCTACGAAGTCATCACCCACAGCGCCGGCAACTCCTGGATGTTCGAGAACCGCGTGCCGCACATCCTCAGCGGCGACTACACCCCGCTGTCGGCCGTGGACATCTTCGTCAAGGACCTGGGCCTGGTGCTCGATACCGCCCGCCGCAGCAAGTTCCCGCTGCCGCTGTCGGCGGCTGCCCATCAGATGTTCATGATGGCGTCCACCGCCGGTCATGGCGGCGAGGATGATTCGGCCGTCATCAAGATCTTCCCCGGCATCGACCTGCCGCCGGCCAAGGCAAAGTAA
- a CDS encoding FadR/GntR family transcriptional regulator: protein MFQKIPAQALSDTVARQLLENIDAGAFPRGSKLPTEAVLAQQFGVSRTVVREAIARLKHEGVVEPRQGSGVFVTEQAGIKPLRIDYTEVSSPEAVLQIVELRRAIEAEVAAQAAKRRSAEDLQAIEAALAQIGVDVAAGGDGVAADVAFHRALAQATRNPYFIKTLEFLSQYLEAATAVTRGNEARYEDFSRQVREEHEAIVEAIRAGDEMAARNAAQTHMFNAARRLSQGQF, encoded by the coding sequence ATGTTTCAGAAGATCCCCGCACAGGCGCTCAGCGACACTGTAGCCAGGCAATTGCTGGAGAACATCGATGCCGGTGCTTTCCCCCGAGGCAGCAAGCTTCCCACCGAAGCGGTGCTGGCCCAGCAATTCGGAGTGAGCCGCACGGTAGTGCGCGAAGCCATCGCCCGACTGAAGCATGAAGGCGTGGTCGAACCGCGCCAGGGCAGCGGTGTGTTCGTGACCGAGCAGGCAGGCATCAAGCCTTTGCGCATCGATTACACCGAGGTCAGTTCACCCGAGGCCGTGTTGCAGATCGTCGAGCTGCGTCGCGCCATCGAAGCCGAAGTCGCGGCGCAGGCGGCCAAGCGTCGCAGCGCTGAAGACCTGCAGGCCATCGAGGCGGCGCTGGCGCAGATCGGTGTGGATGTCGCGGCAGGCGGGGATGGGGTGGCGGCCGATGTGGCCTTCCACCGCGCATTGGCCCAGGCTACGCGCAATCCCTACTTCATCAAGACGCTGGAGTTTCTTTCCCAGTATCTGGAAGCGGCCACGGCGGTGACGCGCGGCAATGAAGCGCGCTATGAGGATTTCTCGCGCCAGGTCCGTGAAGAACATGAGGCCATCGTCGAGGCCATCCGCGCCGGCGATGAGATGGCGGCGCGCAATGCAGCCCAGACGCACATGTTCAATGCAGCGCGGCGTTTGAGCCAGGGGCAATTCTGA
- a CDS encoding 5'-nucleotidase, which translates to MPYDLSDKLVIGISSRALFDLEVENAIYDQQGVDAYAQYQRDHENDPLQPGTAFPLVKALLQLNELIADRRLVEVVVISRNTPDTGLRAFNAIAAHKLDISRAAFTGGGPTAPYLQAFKIDLFLSRDTGDVQEAIDAGVAAAQLYAAPLDYSAPDKQIRIAFDGDAVLFSAESERIFAEKGLEAFARHEQRHRKKAMKEGPFAKLLLALSAIQKQFPPAQCPVRIAIVTARNSPAHQRVIHTLRTWNVTVDEAFFLGGLNKAEVLQAFGAHMFFDDQEGHVQKAAVVVPSGRVPYKGGTLEGARVARVRAGKSGTP; encoded by the coding sequence ATGCCCTACGATCTCTCCGACAAGCTGGTCATCGGGATTTCTTCCCGCGCCCTGTTCGACCTCGAAGTCGAGAACGCCATCTACGACCAGCAAGGCGTGGACGCGTATGCGCAATACCAGCGCGACCACGAGAACGATCCGCTGCAGCCCGGCACGGCCTTTCCGCTGGTCAAGGCGCTGCTGCAGCTCAATGAGCTGATTGCGGATCGCCGCCTGGTGGAAGTGGTGGTGATCTCGCGCAACACGCCCGACACCGGGCTGCGCGCCTTCAACGCCATTGCCGCCCACAAGCTCGACATCAGCCGCGCCGCCTTCACCGGTGGCGGGCCCACCGCGCCCTATCTGCAAGCCTTCAAGATCGACCTGTTCCTCTCCCGCGATACCGGCGACGTGCAGGAAGCCATCGACGCCGGCGTGGCCGCTGCGCAGCTGTACGCCGCCCCGCTGGACTACAGCGCGCCGGACAAGCAGATCCGCATCGCCTTCGACGGCGACGCCGTGCTGTTCTCGGCGGAGTCCGAGCGCATCTTTGCGGAGAAGGGACTGGAAGCGTTTGCCCGCCACGAACAGCGGCACCGCAAGAAGGCCATGAAGGAAGGCCCGTTCGCCAAGCTGCTGCTGGCCTTGTCGGCGATCCAGAAACAGTTTCCGCCGGCGCAATGTCCGGTGCGCATTGCCATCGTCACGGCGCGCAACAGCCCGGCGCACCAGCGTGTGATCCATACCTTGCGGACCTGGAATGTGACCGTCGATGAGGCCTTCTTCCTGGGTGGTCTGAACAAGGCCGAAGTGCTGCAGGCCTTTGGCGCGCACATGTTCTTCGATGACCAGGAAGGTCATGTGCAGAAGGCGGCCGTGGTGGTGCCGTCGGGGCGGGTGCCTTACAAGGGCGGCACGCTCGAAGGCGCGCGCGTGGCGCGCGTGCGGGCCGGCAAGTCCGGCACGCCATGA